The following nucleotide sequence is from Candidatus Methylomirabilis sp..
AATGCCTCGGCCCGCTTGGTCGTCTGATTGACGTTCTTGATCCCCTGCTCGGTAAACTTGGCCAGCGTCACGAAGGATGCCATCGCCCGCCCCCTTTCTGTATCCCCTCTCCCTCGCACCTCTTCCCGGATCACCACCACGCGGCTGCAGCCCCCCTCGGCCGGGGCGGCCGACGGAAATTCCTCTTCCCTGGCCGGCCCCCGGTACACGTTGTCGGGCCCGGCAGATTGTTCTGCCGGGCGTTCCGGTACGCCGGGGCCGCGCCGGGCAACACAAGGATGGGGAGATGTTGCTCAGAGGTGGCGCGACCCCGGGGGGGGGCCGCACGGAAGGTGAGGCGCACCTTACCGTGGGCGATGCAGGGTGTCAAGGGGAGGCCGGCGCGCTAGGAAGGGGGGGCGTCCCCGAGCACCTCGGCGAGGAGCCGGCGGGCGGCGCCGCGGCGGTAGAAGTACTTCACCGAGACGTACTCGATCACGAGAGAGAGGAGGAGGTAGGCCACCAGGCCGACGCCGATGAACTTGAGGGAGTACTCCCACGGGACCGAGTCGTCAAAGAACCAGCCGATCCGGTAGCCCACACGGACGATCCAGGAGCGCCCCCAGAGCGTGAACTGTTGGTAGATGCCCTTGTCCCAGGCAAGGTAGAAGACCGTCTTGGGATCCAGGCCCAGGAAGGTGATCCCCGCGAGCCAACAGATCGGGGTGAGGACCGCCTCGAGGAAGGTGGGAACCTTCTCCCACGCGGCCAGCACTTCCAGGAGCCTGCCCTCCAGCTCCCGCCGGTTCAGGCCCGCGATGAGGCCGGGGTACCGCTGCTGGAGGGGTCGGGTCACCATCCGGTCGAAGGCCGCGACCTTCCACCGGACGGCGAGCGTCCGGTAGGGCGGGAGGATACGCCCCAGGGCACGGCGGCGGCGCCACGGGTCCTGGAGCCAGCGGGCGAGGCGCCTGAGGCCGATGACGCCGGAAAGGGAGGCCGGGATGGTGGCGAGGTTGTTCAGCATGACGATGGGAAAATCGAGGAGACCGGAAACCAGCGTCCGGACGCCGATAATCGGCAGGCGCCGCTGGCGCTTGAAGTACTGGACCAGGTGCCGCTCGAGCTCGGCGTGGAATTCTTCTGCCTGGGAGCCGGAGTCTCCCGTGGCTTCCGGCACCGCGGGCCCGGGGGTTTCGGGGACCGGAGTATCCGAAAGGGACACGGGCGGGGACTGTGGCTGGGGGAGGTTCATGGAAAGGCAGCTCCTTGCAACAGGCGGGCCACCGGTGGTCCCCGGACATGCCGGGGCGGTGCGTCACGCCAGGCACCGGCCGTCAGAACCAGAGGACCTGCCGCCGCAGATCCAGGTCCTCCAACAGCCTGCGGGCGGGGCCCTTGTGGGTCACCGCCCCCCGGTCCAGGACATAGACCCGGTCGGCGAGGGCCAGGGCCAGGTCCAGGTTGTGCTCGACGAGCAAGATAGCAGTCTCGCCGCGGAGGCCCTCGACGGTCTCGAAGATCACTTCTACGACCGCCGGGGCAAGCCCCTCGAACGGTTCATCGAGGAGCAGGAGCTCCACGTTCCCCACCAGCGCCCGGGCGATGGCCAGCATCTGCTGCTCGCCGCCGGAAAGCACCTCCGCCCGGGCCCGGGCCAGCTCCCGGAGTCGGGGGAAGCGCTCGGCCACCCTGGCTTCGTCCCACCGGGCCCGGCCGGTGCCGTCCCGGGCCAGCCGGGCGAGCCGGAGATTCTCGGCCACGGTCAGATTCGGGAACACGCGACGTCCCTGGGGCGCGAGTCCGATGCCGAGGCGGGCCACCGCCTCCGGCGAAAGCCCGGCGATCTCGCGTCCCCGGAACCGGATGCTCCCGCGGCGGGGGGGGCGGAGGCCCATGATCGTGTTGAGCGTGGCGGTCTTCCCCGCTCCGTTCCGCCCCAGGAGCGCGACCACCTCGCCCGGCCGCACCTCCAGGGAGACGTCGTGCAGGATGTGGCTCTTGCCGTAGAAGGTGTCCACACCCGACACGCCCAGGAGGGGGGCGACGGCGGGAACGGGGGCGGCCGGAGCCGCCGGGCGGGGGGCGCCCCGCCCGCCCAGGTAGGCGGCCCGGACCTCGGGGTGCGCCTGGATCTCCGCGGGGGTCCCGTCGGCGATGACCCGGCCCAGGTGGAGGACCGTGATCCGGTCGGACAGGGCCAGGACCCGGTCAATGTCGTGCTCGATGAGCACGACGGTGACCGCGTGCGAGAGGCCCCGGATGAAGGCGGCGACCCGCTCCCGCTCCGCCGTGGAGAGCCCGGCCAGCGGCTCGTCCAGGAGCAGGACGACGGGGCGCGTGGCCAGGGCGAGCCCGATCTCCAGGAGGCGCTGGCCGCCGTAGGAGAGGGCGGAGGCGCGGACCGACTCCACGCCCCGAAGCCCCACCAGCCGGATGAGCTCCTCCGTCTCGCGGGTGACCGCCGCGTAGCCCGCCGCCGCGCGCCAGAGGTGGAAGCGCCTGGGGCTCCGCGCCTGGACCGCCAGCCGAATGTTCTCGAAGACGGTCAGCTCCTGGAAGGTGCTCAGGATCTGGAAGGACCGCGAAACCCCGAGCGCCACGATCCGGTCCGGCCGGAGCCCCGTGATCGCCCGGCCCCGGAAGAGCACCGATCCCGCATCGGGCGGGAAGAGCCCGGAGAGGATGTTGAAGAGGGTGGTCTTCCCCGCGCCGTTGGGGCCGATGACGGCCCGGAGCTCCCCGGCGCGGACCTCGAGGTCCACCTGGTCCACCGCGGGCAGCCGGCCGAAGCGCTTGGTCACCCCCCGCGCCTCGAGGAGCACCGCTCCGAGCGGGGGTCGTTCGCCACCGCCGGGGAGGGTGAGGCCGTCCGATCCCGGAGCGGGGACGATGCGGCCCGCCATGGCGGCCAGCTCGGCCGCCTCCCGCCGGAGCGGCGCACCCAGCCGGCGGAGGATCCCGAGGATCCCGTCGGGGGAGAACAGGATGAACGCCATGAAGAGGAGGCCGAAGTAGAGGAGCCAGTCCTGGGTGAAGCTGGTGAGGACCTCCCGGAGGAGGAGGAAGAAGGCCGCGCCGACCGCGGGGCCCAAGAAGTGGCGCATGCCGCCCACGATGGCCATGGCGAGGATCTCGCCCGACATGGTGACGTGCACGAGGTCGGCGAAGACGAACTGCTTGAGGAGGCAGAAGAGGACCCCCGCCACTCCGGTGAGGGCCGTGGAGAGGACAAAGGCCAGCCACTTGTACCGCTGGACCGGATACCCGACGAAGATGGCCCGCCGCTCGTTCTCCCGGATCGCCTGGAGCACCGCGCCGAAGGGGGCGTGCACGATCCGCCAGGTGAGCAGCGCGCCGGCGAAGACCAGGGCCGCCGTCACGTAGTAGTAGGTGAGCTGGTGCGTCAGGTCCAGGCCCGGGAGGGGAGGGCGGATGATGCCGCCCAGCCCACTCTCCCCGCCGGTCACGGCGGTCCAGCGGTAGACGATGTAGAAGAACATCTGGGTGAAGGCGAGCGTCAGGAGAGCGAAGTAGACGCCGCGCCTCCTGAGGATCAGGAACCCCAGGACCGCGCCCAGGAGCGCGGCCGTTCCCACCCCGACCAGGAGCGGGGTCAGGAAGCCCTTGACCAGGTGGATCTGGGTGAGGGCAGCGGCGTAGGCCGCCAGCCCCAGATAGGCGCCGTGGCCGAACGAGGCGAGGCCGGTGTAGCCCAGGAGGAGGTTGTAGGCGAACCCCACCAGGGCGAAGATCGCGATCTCGGTGGCCACCGAGACGGTCGTGCCGAAGTACGGCATGACCCCCGGGAGGACCGCGAGGCCGAAAGCCAGCAGCAGGAGCGGATGGCGCCAGATCACTCGAACTGCTCCCAGCGCTCTCCGAGGAGTCCCCGGGGGCGGAGGAGGAGGATCAGGGCCATGAGCGCGTACATGGACGCCTCGGCGGCCGGCGGCCAGAAGAGGACCATCAGGCTCCGGATCACCCCGACCAGGAGGCCGGCCAGGACCGGGCCCCAGAAGCTCCCGAGCCCCCCGATGACGACCACGACGAACGCGGCGGTCCCGATCTCGGTCCCCATGGCGGGGTGGACGCCGGCGAGGGGCGCCGAGAGGACGCCGGCCAGGCCGGCGAGGGCCACCCCGCACCCGAAGACGGCGGTCAGGACCGGACGGAGGCTGATCCCGAGAGCCCGGACCATCTCGGGGTCGCGGGTGCCGGCGCGGACGATCATCCCGTACGGGGTCTTCTCCAGGGCGAGCCAGACCCCCAGGATCGCCAGGGCGGTGACCGCGATGGCGAAGAGCCGGTAGCGGGAGTAGATGAACTCGCCGAGCGCCACGAATC
It contains:
- a CDS encoding branched-chain amino acid ABC transporter permease yields the protein MPPLTLPILIEHVANGLLVGAYFVTLALGLSLIFGLGGVINLAHGAFYALGAYLAFEVQRQAGFGPALILSPLLVALLGMGIESLFLRRLYRGDPLLGLLFTFGLAMVGEQAIRIAWGTTGLPFQIPEGLRGFVALGEFIYSRYRLFAIAVTALAILGVWLALEKTPYGMIVRAGTRDPEMVRALGISLRPVLTAVFGCGVALAGLAGVLSAPLAGVHPAMGTEIGTAAFVVVVIGGLGSFWGPVLAGLLVGVIRSLMVLFWPPAAEASMYALMALILLLRPRGLLGERWEQFE
- a CDS encoding branched-chain amino acid ABC transporter ATP-binding protein/permease, with translation MIWRHPLLLLAFGLAVLPGVMPYFGTTVSVATEIAIFALVGFAYNLLLGYTGLASFGHGAYLGLAAYAAALTQIHLVKGFLTPLLVGVGTAALLGAVLGFLILRRRGVYFALLTLAFTQMFFYIVYRWTAVTGGESGLGGIIRPPLPGLDLTHQLTYYYVTAALVFAGALLTWRIVHAPFGAVLQAIRENERRAIFVGYPVQRYKWLAFVLSTALTGVAGVLFCLLKQFVFADLVHVTMSGEILAMAIVGGMRHFLGPAVGAAFFLLLREVLTSFTQDWLLYFGLLFMAFILFSPDGILGILRRLGAPLRREAAELAAMAGRIVPAPGSDGLTLPGGGERPPLGAVLLEARGVTKRFGRLPAVDQVDLEVRAGELRAVIGPNGAGKTTLFNILSGLFPPDAGSVLFRGRAITGLRPDRIVALGVSRSFQILSTFQELTVFENIRLAVQARSPRRFHLWRAAAGYAAVTRETEELIRLVGLRGVESVRASALSYGGQRLLEIGLALATRPVVLLLDEPLAGLSTAERERVAAFIRGLSHAVTVVLIEHDIDRVLALSDRITVLHLGRVIADGTPAEIQAHPEVRAAYLGGRGAPRPAAPAAPVPAVAPLLGVSGVDTFYGKSHILHDVSLEVRPGEVVALLGRNGAGKTATLNTIMGLRPPRRGSIRFRGREIAGLSPEAVARLGIGLAPQGRRVFPNLTVAENLRLARLARDGTGRARWDEARVAERFPRLRELARARAEVLSGGEQQMLAIARALVGNVELLLLDEPFEGLAPAVVEVIFETVEGLRGETAILLVEHNLDLALALADRVYVLDRGAVTHKGPARRLLEDLDLRRQVLWF